A segment of the Panacibacter ginsenosidivorans genome:
CATAATGTATGTCCTGCACTTTAGGGATTCTATCAAAAAAGACTACAGGAATGTTCGCTTTCTTTAGCATTTCAAAATGCTCATAAGTGGCAGTGTTCTTTGAAATTGAAATAAGCATACCATCCACCCGATGTATCTTCATCTTTTCTACCAGTTGCTTTTCTTTTTCCACATCATCGTGCGATTGCCCTAATAATACTGTGTATTTATTTTTATAAGTTACATCTTCTATACCGCTAATGGCTTCTGAAAAAAATGATTCTGCAAGATGTGGTAAGATAACACCTATAGTAAATGTTTTACGCTGCTGAAAAAAGATAGCGGTTTGATTAGGTTCATAATTTAGTTCTTTGGCTAGTTGCTTTACCTGTGTTTTGGTTCGCAGGCCAATGCTGGAATGATCATGCAATGCTCTTGATACCGTAGAAACAGAAATGTTTAAACGCTTTGCTATTTCCTTGATAGTTGGCTGTTTGGATCTCATACCAATTACGAATAAATTATAGTTGGCGAAAGGTATGGATTATTGCCGAGTAAAATTATGAAGTACAAGTGAGTGACACAACGAAAGCCTGATAGCAGCAATGCGGCCGGAAACAAAAAAACCATCATAAGCGCTATGATGGTTCTAAGTATTTTCTGAAGATACTTTACAGTTTTACCAGTATGCCTACACCAAATAATGATTGTATTTGCAAGCGGGGTGAATTTTTGTTTGGGCCGAATTGCCTTACATCGTCATCATAGATCATTGCGAGGCTGTAAGTAGCAGACAGCACTTTTGAAAGCTTGGCAGTAAAAAGGTTGGTCATGTATAAATCTATATTACCTGGGTTATGACGATAATTTGAAAACAGATCAAGCTTTCCCTGGTATGTAACAACCTTACCAAGTTGGGCCGTGTAATTAATGCTTACGTATGCGCCAAACTGAAAATCACTTTTTTTGCCTGCTTCCAAACCGTATAGTGTGGATAGTACAGTATCTTTTACCAGTACCCATCTTGCTGTAACCGGTGAAACAAAGATGGACAGATTGGGAACTGGTTTATAATCAAGACCCGGGCTTAGTAATACATAAGCAGGTGCAAATAAATTAGAAGTATAAATTTTTGTAGTAGCATCAGGATAACTGTATCCTTTAAAGAATTGTGTTCTAACATTCCCCAATAAACTGAGGTTGAGTTTTGAATTTAAAGCATAGCCATATTTGGAGAGTATATCTATACGGTCATCTACCTTGCGTGTACCAAGGCTGGTTGTTTTTACATAACCCAGATAAAAATCAACATTATTGTCCCAACTGTTTTTATCCTTTTTGTAAAAAGCGTGTGCATTTATAAAAGTATTGGCAGAAAGGGAGAATTCATCTCCACCTGCTGCCCAGTTGCTTAATGAGCCCTGCGCTATATTCAAACTAAAAGTGCCGCCCGTTTTCCACTGTTTAGGTATGGTGTCGTTTGGATCTTTTGCAATTGTTTTGCCGGATTCTGTTTGCAGAGTTTTGATGGTTTGGTCTTGCGCATAGGTTATAGCAACAGTGAGGATAATGAATGAAATGACCATTAGTGCTTTCTTCATAATTATTATTTTGGTGAGCAAAGTGTTGCAACAAAAGTAAAAGATTGTGAGCAGAAAAATTATGATACACAACAGGTGCCAATGGAGTTCTACAAAAAAAGCCACTGAAAAGTTCAGTGGCTTTTTATTTTAGCTGTAGGGGTAGGATTCGAACCTACACGGGGCAGTTAGCCAAAGTGCAAAGAAGATTTTAGTGGTCAACCCTGGTCGGCCTAACCATTGGTCGGTCGGCTCTACACTTCGTTTATCCTGTTATCCCCACCCCCGAGACGAGAGGGCATGTCTGCCAAAGAGTTTCATCACCCCACAATTTTAAACGCTTATCTTGCGTTTTGGAACTGCAATATTAAAGAAAGAATTCTTTTCATTACAAATATTTCAATAAAAATTTTGAAAATATAGATAAATTCTAAATATTTGCACCATCTATTCGAAAACATCAAAAAACCTGCCTTGAAAATGAGTCATAAAGTAAATTTGGATAAGCTCGATTACCAGATCATTCAGGAAATGATGGAGAATGCCGAAATCTCTTATGCTGATCTGGGCAAAAAATTATTTGTCTCCGGCGGCACTATTCATGTACGTATCAAAAAACTGGAAGAAGTTGGAATTGTTAAAGGTACAAAACTAAGTGTCGACCTCAAAGCATTGGGTTATGATGTGATCGCTTTTATTGGCATTTACCTTGAAAAAAGTTCTCTCTACGATACCGTGGCCAAAGACCTGCGAAAAATTCCTGAAATTGTGCGCCTTAATTATACCACAGGAAACTACAGCATGTTTGCAGAAGTAGTATGCAAAGACATCCAGCAACTGCGTTTCGTTTTGCACGATGAACTTCAAAAAATAAAAGGCATCGAACGCACCGAAACATTTATATCCCTCGACGAAAGCTTTAGCAGAAATGTAATTGCTAGCGGAGAATAATTTTGGGAACAGACAGTTGTATGCTATGGCATCTTTTGTTGTGTCACTCACTTGTACTGTCTACTTTTATGGCAACAAAAAATAGATCATTTCTTTTCTTTGTTCCAGTAGATCCTTCTGCCTACCAGTACCTTAAATACAAAACCATCAGTAGCATCAGTAAGTCCAAAACCTGCGCCTGTATTTAGCTCCCAGTGTGTGTTATTCAAAAGATCAAAAGTGGCAAAGATGGCCTGGCTTTGTTGCGGCCCCTTTTCAAATGCATTTAACGGCCCAAGATCTCCATAATATTCTGCGCCTATGGCGCCATTTTTAAAAAAAGCATAATTGGCTTTTATATTGGGAGCAAATGCCGGCGCGGATGATTCCTCAATTCCTTTTAACTGCACACCTAATGTAGGGTTCAATGAAATATACAATTTCTCCCATTGCTTGTCTATAATTGGTCTTAATTCTATGCTCCATGTTTCAGCAGAATAATGTGCACTTTGGTAACCTATTTCTGCGGATAAACTTAAACCCACCGGTAATTTCCATTTTGCAGGCGCCATAATGCGTGGACGTAAATGCGTACCAATAACGTTAAACCCATAACCTGGCAGGTAATTCATAAAAAGATAAAAACCTAGTTCAAAATTATCTGTAATGCCATGTGTTATTTCAATCGTTTCATGCAGTGCATGATAAGTGGGTCTCACACCTTTTATTTCCTGCCGTTCCCCATCAAAAGTGTAATTGCTGTGCAGTTCAAATATGGTACTGCTCTTTTGCTGTGTTTGTGCGCCATACACCTGTATCTCGTAATTCTCCTGTCCGCAAACCGACGAAGTAATAAATAACAGTGAGAAGAATAAAAGTTTATTCATGATGCGATGCAGATTTTATTATCAAATGTATAAATAAAGGATTGTGTAAAACCAGTAATATTATCAGCATTTTGCTTTTTTATAAGCTTGTATCAATACAATAATATTCATTTGTTTTTTGATTGTTGCGTAATGTGCAGCAGTACAAGTGTGCGACGCAACAGCAGCATAATAGATGCATTCCAGTTGGGTACATTAAAAGTTACTCACTTCTTACAACAATATTTTACGCTAACAAAATGTAACTTCATGAAGCTTCCCTTGCTGTAACAATATTACCCGTGAAAAGAACTATATTAATTATCCTGCTTTTCTTTTGTGCAACAAAAATTTTTGCATCGCATATTGTGGGCGGGGAAGTGTATTATAAATATATAGGCCCTGGCAGTTCTGCAGGTACAAGCGTTTATGAAATTTCACTGCGGTTATTCCGTGATTGTAACGTTCCCTGTGGAGATAGTACAAATGTTGCCTGCCTGCCTGTAAGAGCAGTTGTAACAATTTACCTTGGTACATTGCCATATTCACGTATGCGAATACTTGGCTTACCGCTAAGAGATTCTTTATCTATAACACTTACTACTTATCCGCCCTGTGTTGCTTACAAACCGCCTGTTTGCTATGAAGTAAAAACATATTCAGACACCGTATCACTTGCAGATAATGATGTTGGTTATATAATGGCTTATCAAAATTGCTGCAGGGCAGCATCTAAAAATCAATTTGGTGTTGAATTTACGGCCAGCGGTGTACCAGGTGTCACTTACACAGCAAACATTCCGGGAAAAAATGTTTTACCTGCAGAGCATAACAGCAGCGCTGTTTTCAATCTAAAAGATACTGCCCTTGTATGTTCGGGAACTAAGTTTGCCATTGATTTTGGTGCCGATGATGCAAACGGAGATTCGTTAAGTTATGCTTTTGCCTCTGCGTATAATGGCGGCATTTTTTGGTCGGATGGATGTACAGCTACACCTGAGACAGGCCTTGTCTGTGAAGGTACTTGTGCGGGCCCGCCACCATATGATACTATTACTTATAATACGGCTTTTGGTTTTTCAGGCACGCAACCACTTGGCAAAGATGTTAGCATAGATCCTGTTACAGGCATAATAAGTGGAACGGCTTCTTCTGTAGCGGGACGGTATATTGTAAATGTGTTTGTATACGAATGGCGGCATGGTAAATTGATCGCATCGCACCAAAAAGATTTTATCATCCGCGTAGAAGAATGCAATATCCCGAAAGCCAAACTTGAACCATCTTATTTAACCTGCGATGGCTTTCATCTTAATTTTGAAAACGAATCTACATCGCCGCTTATCTTTTCTTACTACTGGGATTTTGGTGATCCAACAAATGCTTTGGACACCTCAACAAATCCAACGCCGGGCTATAATTTTCCTGATTCAGGTATATACAAGGTTACACTTATTACAAACAGGGGAGCACAATGCTCTGATTCTACCACAACACTTGCAAAAATTTACCCGGGTTTTATTCCTGATTTTAATGCAAAGGGAGGCTGTGTATTGGTGCCGTATCAATTTATGGATCTTACCAGATCAAAATATGGAACGGTAAGCAACTGGAAATGGAACTTTGGGGATTACCCGGTAACATCAGATACATCAATCATTCAAAACCCGCAATACTTATATCCATCACCACAGCAAACAGCAGTTACATTAATTGTAGGTGATACAAAAGGTTGTCTCGATACTATTATGAAACAGATTATTGTATATGACAAACCGCCACTGCAATTAGCTTTTAAAGACACGCTTATCTGCGCAACAGATACTTTACAATTACATGCATCAGACTCATTAGCAAATACCCCTGCATTTAGTTGGTCGCCTGCAATAAACATTAACAACACAAATATTCCTGATCCATTTGTCTATCCAAAATCAACCAGCATTTACCAGGTTGCACTTAATGATAATGGCTGCACCGTTAATGATTCTGTTACAGTGAATGTTGTTCCGTTTGCCACACTCGATCTCGGTGCAGATACTACCATTTGCTTAACAGACAGCATCCAGCTTTTCCCTGCCACGAATGCCATTTATTTTGCATGGTTTCCGGTAACGGGCATTAGCGATAGTAAAATAAAAAACCCTTTTGCAAAACCATTAATTAATACTGAATATAAATTGACAGCAACTGTTGGGGGTTGCACCGCATCAGACAGCATAAAAATAAATGTGGCACCATATCCACAGGTTACTTCGGGTGCAGACACCTCTATTTGTTATGGAAAAACAGTTGTACTTTTTGCCAAAACAATAGCACCGTCTTTTGCATGGAACCCTGTAAATAGTTTATTGAATGCAAACACACTGACGCCAACTGCGGCACCTACATCAACAACTGCATACATTATCACTGTTACAGATAATAATGGCTGCCCAAAGCCGGCAAGCGATACTACCATCATTACTGTAACCCCACCTATATCTGCATTTGGGGGCAACGACACAGTAATTGTTGCCAACCAGCCATTGCAATTAAATGCAACGGGTGGTACTTCTTATACATGGTCGCCAACTACAGGTATGAATGATCCTTATGTAGCAAATCCAATTGTTACACTTGGTACGCAATATGATTCCATGACTTATCATGTTACAGTAAGCATTAATAGTTGTTCTGCAGGCGACGATATAAAAGTGATCGTATTCAAAACGGAGCCCAACATATTTGTGCCTTCTGCATTTACGCCAAATGGTGACGGACGCAATGATATTATACGACCAAAAGTAGTAGGCATGAAACAATTTAATTACTTCAGAATTTACAACCGTCTGGGGCAAATGCTATACGCTACTTCAGCGCTTGACCAGGGATGGGATGGAAATATTTCGGGCACGCCACAACCCACAGGCACTTATGTTTATATGGTGCAGGCAATAGATTATACCGGTAGAGTTGTAACAAAAAAAGGTACGATTGTATTGATACGTTAAGAGATGTATTAATTAATTTGGTTTGCGGCTTTTATTTTTAGTTTCACTGAATGCTTTATTCATTATTTATTTTGCAGCGGCAGCATTTCATGGCATCGGCTGTTGTGTCACTCACTTGTACAGTTGGAATGATGACCTGTGAAAGGTGAAAAGTCAAAACCATTGTGCATTCTTCTCCTTTCACTTTTGTCTTTTCACTTGCAGCTATCTGCATTGTAGTACAAGAGTGCGACGCAACAAATGCTAAATGCTTCTACAAATGCCGGGCACAAAAACAATATCCACTTATTTTGCATCGTTGGATGTATGACCTGTATTTCAATTAAAGAATCTAATCATTACCTTTACAAGAGGCAAACGATCAGTAACATGGTATCCAAAATATCCGAAGGCGTTGAAATTAGCGTGGAGACTTTCTACCAGCCGGACTACAGTAACCCGGTGAATAATGAGTTTATGTTTGCTTACCGCATTACAATTGAGAATCACAATCACTTTACCATAAAGTTACTGCACAGGCACTGGCATATTTTTGATAGTAATGGCCAGGAGCGGGAAGTAGATGGCGAAGGTGTTGTAGGTGTACAACCTGTATTGGAACAAGGCAAACAATTTCAGTATGTAAGTGGTTGTAACCTGCGTACAGAAATGGGCCGCATGTATGGCACATATATTATGGAGAACCAAAACTCGAAAGTTACTTTTAAAGTAAAGATCCCACCGTTTGAAATGATTGCGCCGTTTAAAAACAACTAATTTGAAAATAAAATGTTAATTGCTTGTATAAAACAAAAAGCATTTTCAAATCTTCAAATTACCTAATTGATCCAATTATCTCGGCTTATATTTCGCTTCTTCAAAAATTTCCTTAGCAGGTGTTTTCAATAGTTGCGGCAAAGTTCTTTTTGAATCTTCACTCATCCATTTTTTTACGATCTGCCAGCCCACAAACTGGCCAATAAAACCAGGGGATGCTTCGCCAAGCAGTTCTGTACGTGGCCCATCTGTTACATAATCTCTTGTTTGCGATGGATCTGTTATATACAATAAATTATTCTGGAGAAAGAAATTCCAGATCGTTGCTTCGCTTTCGTAACAACCATCTAATTGTGCCTGTGTATAACCGGTTTTAAGACTGTCTGCAGTTTCCGGCAAAAATTGATCAAGCATATATAACCGTTTGCCTGCTTCTATCATTTGATATATCAATGGCTGATCAGGGTTAGCTGCAGGATAGATTTCATCCATCATATTCTTCATGCAGTTAACAGGAATATAAGCCGGCTCAAAACGACGTGACTGATACTCTGCATAAACTTCTCTTACAAAACCTGTTTGATAAAGTGAATAATCTTTGCCAAGATATAGCTGTAAACCAACTGCAAGGCCTTCATTGGTTAATACATTGGCATAACCTTCTATAGGGCCTATATAAGTTATTATATGTTGTGGCAGTTTGTATTCGGGAAAATAATATTTTACAAACTGGCAACCTTTTGTAATTTCTTTTTGCATTTTTTCTGTTGCAGTAAAGGTTGATTGCACAGACTCATAAACGGATTTATAATCGTAAATAAATCGTTTAACTTTTTTGGTAACACTATCAGGTATTGGTTCTATACCGAGTATGTTGTAGAGATAATCATTCAGGAATGTTGGGTATTGCTGTTGCAGTTTGTTCAAAGATGTTTCTACATTATTTGTATCAAGTGCAAAAAAATCTTTATCAAAACGTTTTACATCTATCTGCACTTTTATATTCGAGACATTGGGAATGCTCTTTTTATCTGAACAGGAATAAGCACAAATAATTACCAATAATGCAAATGCAATTCTTTTCATACCGCTAATTAACGATAAAGCGGTGAAATGATTTTGTTAATCGCGAAATTCGTGTTTTAATATTCGTGAAATTTGCACCATGAAGATCGCTTTAGCACAACAGAATTATCATATTGGCAATTTTGAAAGCAATATCAATAAAATCATAAAGGCTATAGAAGAAGCCAAGACACATCAGGCCGATATTGTAGTGTTTAGTGAATTATGTGTTTGCGGTTATCCGCCACGCGACTTTGTAGAGTTCAATGATTTTATCAATAAATGTTATGCGGGTATTGATGCGATAAAGGAGCACGCAGACACGATTGCGGTAATCGTTGGCTCACCTGCACGTAACCCTATCAAAGAAGGGAAAGATCTTTTCAATGCCGCATTCTTTTTGTATGAGAAGGAAGTAAAAGCCGAAATTCATAAGACTTGCTTACCTACTTACGATGTGTTTGATGAATACCGTTATTTTGAGCCTGCTTATGATTGGAAAACAATCGACTTCAAAGGCAAGCGCATTGCATTAACAATTTGCGAAGATATCTGGAATCTGGGCGATAATCCTATCTATCGCATTTGCCCAATGGATATATTAATGGAACAAAGCCCGGACCTGATGATCAACATCAGCGCATCACCATTTGATTACACACATGATGAAGATCGCAAAGCCATTGTAAAAGCAAACGTACTGAAATATAAATTACCCATGTTTTATTGTAATGGTGTTGGCAGCCAGACAGAGATCGTATTTGATGGAGCATCACTAGTATTTGATAAACATGCAAACTTATGCAAGAAGCTGTCCATGTTTAAAGAAGCCATCGAAACTGTTACATTAAACGATGATGGCACTATTGAGGCACCCATTCTTGAAACTGCAGACCGCATTCCCGATCATGAATTGAATCCTCCAACACTGGATGAATATTTGAATATTCAACAGGTGCATGATGCACTGGTAATGGGCATCAAAGATTATTTTACGAAGATGGGTTTTACAAAAGCCATACTTGGTTCTTCGGGTGGCATTGACAGCGCAGTAACGCTGGCACTTGCATGCCAAGCACTTGGTGCGGCAAATGTTCGTGCGGTGTTAATGCCCTCTCCTTACTCAACAGAACATTCTGTTGATGATGCAGTGCAACTGAGTAAGAATCTCAATAATCCTTACGACATCATTCGCATCAATGATATTTACGAATCATTTTTAACCACACTCAAACCCATCTTTGGTGATTTGCCTTTTTCGCTTGCCGAAGAAAATACGCAGAGCAGAACACGTGGAAATTTACTGATGGCCATCTCCAATAAATTTGGATATATCTTACTCAATACTTCCAACAAAAGTGAACTCGCAACAGGTTATGGTACACTTTACGGAGATATGGCGGGTGGCCTTGGTGTGCTCGGCGATTGTTATAAACTGCAGGTGTATGCGTTGGCGCATTATATCAACCGCAACAAAGAAATTATTCCAAATAGCATCATTCACAAAGCGCCGAGTGCAGAGTTAAGACCCAATCAAAAAGACAGTGATAGCCTGCCCGATTACAACATTCTTGATAAAATTTTATACCAATACATTGAGCGGCGCATGGGACCAAATGAAATAAAGGATATGGGTTTCGATGCCGCTGTTGTTGACAGAACCTTGAAACTCGTAAACACAAATGAATACAAGCGCAACCAGTTTTGTCCTATTATACGTGTGTCTCCAAAAGCATTTGGTGTAGGACGAAGAGTGCCGATTGTAGGTAAGTATTTGAGTTAGTTTTTTGTTACAAGCTTTTGTACTTGTGGCATCGGTTGTTGTGTCACTCACTTGTACGTCCAGATAAATAATTCAACTAAAACAAACTCACAACCCAACTCAAAACTTTATGCAAAAAACTATAGATAAACTTTTAGCATTTAAACAAAGAGATAAATTTTCTGCAGATGCCTGGGATAAAAGAGGGCTAATTCCTTCTGACGACGAGTTGTGTAAAAAACTGACAGTACTTTTTAACTCCTGTACAGATAATTTAATTAATGCAGTTAATCAAAACTATACTGAGAAAAAATTAAAAGTAATTTTAAAAACTGAACTTTCCCATTTCAATAAGTTTGACTATGACACTGAAGAACGAGAATTCATTTGCGATCTCTTTTTAGAATTAGCGACAATTGTAAATGTAGCTTTTAATGATGCTTTGAGTACGTGGATGTATGGTTCAGTATTAACAATTCTTCTAAAGTTAAGTAGCTTTTTTCGAAAGAGTGAAAAAGTGATAGAAAAGCAATTACAAGAATGCAGTAACTGTAAGACTCAACTTGAAACCTTAATACTAAAAAACAGGAAGGTATTCCTGATACTGATTGGTTCATCGTGAAATGCAAAAATTGCAGCGGGTTAAATTTGATTTCACCTGGACCTGGAATTAAGCGAATCCATTTTGGGAACTACGAATGGGTCGAAACATTAAGAAAAGAAGATTATACAAAAGAACAAGCTTTGATAAGACTTGAGCAAATTAAAATTTTCAGGAAGTAAACTAAGATGCAAACTCTTGTAACTACTCAACCGGCAACTTCCCCGTTTCAAAAAAACTTACAATAGCAATACATAATATCGTAATTATAGAAAACAGTAAAATTAATTTTGCACGCCGCATCAGGTTATCGTTCTTTTCTGTCCATGCCACATAAGCCATGCGAAGACCAATAAATAAAATGAGTATTGTTATGGCAAACGCTAATACATAAAAATAAAAGAGTGCACTTAGAGCATCAAGTAATTGCATGATAGTAGAAACAAGGTAAAGAGCATATTGTTTACTATATTTTCTTTGAATTACTGTAACCGTTTTTCAGCAACCAGTGCAAAACTTTATCACGCTGATCTCCCTGTATAATGATCTCCTTATCTTTTGCGCTGCCACCTGTGCCGCAAAAATTCTTTAACGTTTTGCCCAGCTTTTCAAGATCATCTGTTGTACCAATAAAGCCAGTGATCAATGTTACAGCTTTACCAGCACGATGTTTGGTTTCTAATTTTATACGCAGCTTTTGTTGCGCAGGCGGCAATGTTTCCTGCTCTGCATTATCTTCCGGTTCAAAACCAAAATTGGGATCTGTGCTGTATACAAACCCCCTTGTATCCGGTTTATTTTTCTTGCTCATAAGAATTGAAAATTAAATAATCACTGCTTTTAAACTAAGGTCAAGGCTTTTTGCCTGGTGTATCAATCCGCCAACACTTACATAATCTACGCCTGTTGCTGCATAAAAAATAATGTTATCAAGGTT
Coding sequences within it:
- a CDS encoding DUF3078 domain-containing protein, which translates into the protein MKKALMVISFIILTVAITYAQDQTIKTLQTESGKTIAKDPNDTIPKQWKTGGTFSLNIAQGSLSNWAAGGDEFSLSANTFINAHAFYKKDKNSWDNNVDFYLGYVKTTSLGTRKVDDRIDILSKYGYALNSKLNLSLLGNVRTQFFKGYSYPDATTKIYTSNLFAPAYVLLSPGLDYKPVPNLSIFVSPVTARWVLVKDTVLSTLYGLEAGKKSDFQFGAYVSINYTAQLGKVVTYQGKLDLFSNYRHNPGNIDLYMTNLFTAKLSKVLSATYSLAMIYDDDVRQFGPNKNSPRLQIQSLFGVGILVKL
- a CDS encoding Lrp/AsnC ligand binding domain-containing protein — protein: MSHKVNLDKLDYQIIQEMMENAEISYADLGKKLFVSGGTIHVRIKKLEEVGIVKGTKLSVDLKALGYDVIAFIGIYLEKSSLYDTVAKDLRKIPEIVRLNYTTGNYSMFAEVVCKDIQQLRFVLHDELQKIKGIERTETFISLDESFSRNVIASGE
- a CDS encoding PKD domain-containing protein is translated as MKRTILIILLFFCATKIFASHIVGGEVYYKYIGPGSSAGTSVYEISLRLFRDCNVPCGDSTNVACLPVRAVVTIYLGTLPYSRMRILGLPLRDSLSITLTTYPPCVAYKPPVCYEVKTYSDTVSLADNDVGYIMAYQNCCRAASKNQFGVEFTASGVPGVTYTANIPGKNVLPAEHNSSAVFNLKDTALVCSGTKFAIDFGADDANGDSLSYAFASAYNGGIFWSDGCTATPETGLVCEGTCAGPPPYDTITYNTAFGFSGTQPLGKDVSIDPVTGIISGTASSVAGRYIVNVFVYEWRHGKLIASHQKDFIIRVEECNIPKAKLEPSYLTCDGFHLNFENESTSPLIFSYYWDFGDPTNALDTSTNPTPGYNFPDSGIYKVTLITNRGAQCSDSTTTLAKIYPGFIPDFNAKGGCVLVPYQFMDLTRSKYGTVSNWKWNFGDYPVTSDTSIIQNPQYLYPSPQQTAVTLIVGDTKGCLDTIMKQIIVYDKPPLQLAFKDTLICATDTLQLHASDSLANTPAFSWSPAININNTNIPDPFVYPKSTSIYQVALNDNGCTVNDSVTVNVVPFATLDLGADTTICLTDSIQLFPATNAIYFAWFPVTGISDSKIKNPFAKPLINTEYKLTATVGGCTASDSIKINVAPYPQVTSGADTSICYGKTVVLFAKTIAPSFAWNPVNSLLNANTLTPTAAPTSTTAYIITVTDNNGCPKPASDTTIITVTPPISAFGGNDTVIVANQPLQLNATGGTSYTWSPTTGMNDPYVANPIVTLGTQYDSMTYHVTVSINSCSAGDDIKVIVFKTEPNIFVPSAFTPNGDGRNDIIRPKVVGMKQFNYFRIYNRLGQMLYATSALDQGWDGNISGTPQPTGTYVYMVQAIDYTGRVVTKKGTIVLIR
- the apaG gene encoding Co2+/Mg2+ efflux protein ApaG — translated: MVSKISEGVEISVETFYQPDYSNPVNNEFMFAYRITIENHNHFTIKLLHRHWHIFDSNGQEREVDGEGVVGVQPVLEQGKQFQYVSGCNLRTEMGRMYGTYIMENQNSKVTFKVKIPPFEMIAPFKNN
- the gldB gene encoding gliding motility lipoprotein GldB, with amino-acid sequence MKRIAFALLVIICAYSCSDKKSIPNVSNIKVQIDVKRFDKDFFALDTNNVETSLNKLQQQYPTFLNDYLYNILGIEPIPDSVTKKVKRFIYDYKSVYESVQSTFTATEKMQKEITKGCQFVKYYFPEYKLPQHIITYIGPIEGYANVLTNEGLAVGLQLYLGKDYSLYQTGFVREVYAEYQSRRFEPAYIPVNCMKNMMDEIYPAANPDQPLIYQMIEAGKRLYMLDQFLPETADSLKTGYTQAQLDGCYESEATIWNFFLQNNLLYITDPSQTRDYVTDGPRTELLGEASPGFIGQFVGWQIVKKWMSEDSKRTLPQLLKTPAKEIFEEAKYKPR
- a CDS encoding NAD+ synthase is translated as MKIALAQQNYHIGNFESNINKIIKAIEEAKTHQADIVVFSELCVCGYPPRDFVEFNDFINKCYAGIDAIKEHADTIAVIVGSPARNPIKEGKDLFNAAFFLYEKEVKAEIHKTCLPTYDVFDEYRYFEPAYDWKTIDFKGKRIALTICEDIWNLGDNPIYRICPMDILMEQSPDLMINISASPFDYTHDEDRKAIVKANVLKYKLPMFYCNGVGSQTEIVFDGASLVFDKHANLCKKLSMFKEAIETVTLNDDGTIEAPILETADRIPDHELNPPTLDEYLNIQQVHDALVMGIKDYFTKMGFTKAILGSSGGIDSAVTLALACQALGAANVRAVLMPSPYSTEHSVDDAVQLSKNLNNPYDIIRINDIYESFLTTLKPIFGDLPFSLAEENTQSRTRGNLLMAISNKFGYILLNTSNKSELATGYGTLYGDMAGGLGVLGDCYKLQVYALAHYINRNKEIIPNSIIHKAPSAELRPNQKDSDSLPDYNILDKILYQYIERRMGPNEIKDMGFDAAVVDRTLKLVNTNEYKRNQFCPIIRVSPKAFGVGRRVPIVGKYLS
- a CDS encoding DUF4844 domain-containing protein; its protein translation is MQKTIDKLLAFKQRDKFSADAWDKRGLIPSDDELCKKLTVLFNSCTDNLINAVNQNYTEKKLKVILKTELSHFNKFDYDTEEREFICDLFLELATIVNVAFNDALSTWMYGSVLTILLKLSSFFRKSEKVIEKQLQECSNCKTQLETLILKNRKVFLILIGSS
- a CDS encoding translation initiation factor, translated to MSKKNKPDTRGFVYSTDPNFGFEPEDNAEQETLPPAQQKLRIKLETKHRAGKAVTLITGFIGTTDDLEKLGKTLKNFCGTGGSAKDKEIIIQGDQRDKVLHWLLKNGYSNSKKI